One segment of Bradyrhizobium sp. CB2312 DNA contains the following:
- a CDS encoding acyltransferase encodes MHRIVTIQYLRAVAATGVVVHHFIGPAYFDSGLKQPPSIGEAGVDLFFVISGFIMWTTTGRRQIGPQEFMWHRILRIVPLYWLFTLAYFLTTLASKHSPISTLDVIRSLFFVPWFDGHLSQRISAFYFLGWTLMYEMFFYCVFAVTLVLPRALQLKAIVGCLSALIVVGLLFDFKGGMSFAYTSPLLLEFMAGCIIGRLYEANCTAPKPLALVLIGGGLVVLVLSATNMPDNLLERALTWGLSSALIVMGILSFEFDAEKRFSNTAFLLGNASYSIYLSHIIILLVFNLAMKRTGMIHGFGIDQTFSSAAAFYGICGSALALLGGVAVYQLIERPVSKLIVLGLAQRRPVEVPVVRERL; translated from the coding sequence GTGCATCGAATCGTTACGATCCAGTATTTGCGTGCCGTCGCCGCAACCGGCGTGGTGGTGCACCACTTCATAGGTCCCGCCTACTTCGATTCAGGCTTGAAGCAACCGCCCTCAATTGGTGAAGCGGGCGTCGATCTGTTCTTCGTGATCAGCGGGTTCATCATGTGGACCACGACGGGGCGCAGGCAGATCGGACCGCAGGAGTTCATGTGGCATCGCATCCTTCGTATCGTGCCGCTCTATTGGCTCTTCACTCTCGCCTATTTCCTAACCACGCTAGCCAGCAAGCACAGCCCTATCTCCACCCTCGACGTCATCAGGTCCCTATTCTTCGTTCCATGGTTCGACGGCCATTTGAGCCAGCGGATTTCTGCGTTCTATTTTCTTGGATGGACGCTGATGTACGAAATGTTCTTTTATTGTGTATTCGCCGTTACACTCGTCCTGCCGAGGGCATTGCAGCTCAAAGCGATCGTCGGATGCCTTTCTGCACTGATCGTCGTTGGCCTGCTTTTCGATTTTAAGGGAGGAATGTCTTTCGCCTATACGAGCCCGCTCCTCTTAGAATTTATGGCGGGATGCATCATCGGGAGGCTGTACGAGGCCAACTGCACTGCTCCGAAGCCATTGGCACTTGTTCTGATTGGCGGAGGCCTAGTTGTTTTGGTCCTGTCAGCAACGAACATGCCGGACAATTTACTTGAGAGAGCGCTGACCTGGGGTCTGTCATCAGCACTAATCGTTATGGGGATATTGAGCTTCGAGTTTGACGCGGAGAAACGTTTCAGCAATACGGCATTTCTGCTCGGAAACGCGTCCTACTCTATCTACCTCTCACACATCATCATTCTCCTTGTATTCAATTTGGCGATGAAGAGGACAGGGATGATACACGGCTTCGGCATTGATCAGACCTTCAGTTCGGCCGCCGCCTTTTACGGAATTTGCGGTAGCGCGTTGGCGCTTCTGGGCGGCGTGGCCGTCTACCAGCTCATAGAGCGGCCAGTGTCAAAGCTAATTGTGCTCGGCCTCGCGCAAAGAAGACCCGTTGAGGTGCCCGTTGTTCGAGAGAGGCTTTAA
- a CDS encoding DUF2264 domain-containing protein, whose product MKTGQPIDGWLKYRSMPPSSPREREIQLAFADGSLSPQQRFIQLIKYFSDGFFRHATTNFERVNYPGIGGGAGFSVNGIEGFARTAVLLAAWVHATRSEAEPSEERQTIISALKSGILTGTDPQSRYFWGQIGDDDQRVVEGADVARVLYLTRDELWEKLSPLQQNQIAKWLETGIFVETLHNNWLLFPVAINHVLKSLGRGTQRGDAAAFAKYQDFKSNYLENGWFFDKPEGVDYYNAWGITYELFWLNRLSPDFDSDFIRRALTESAALTSHLIGPSGIPIMGRSVCYRTAIPVPLIAVSLIEDTPQTRGMALRALDLVWQHFISHDALRDGGLTQGYFDNDARFVDVYTGTGSCHWGLRSLTLALLHNDPDSFWKSQEQPMPIELGSFHIELPRLGWILNGNHSTGEITIEILSNTKVKPPCADYGFSRRLAELVSRRPRRPNNHAAQYEARIYSTAEPYPLRACNSWL is encoded by the coding sequence ATGAAGACAGGGCAGCCGATCGACGGCTGGCTGAAATATAGATCGATGCCCCCTTCTAGCCCTCGAGAGCGCGAAATACAGTTGGCGTTTGCCGACGGAAGTCTTTCGCCCCAGCAGCGATTTATTCAGCTGATAAAGTATTTTTCCGATGGCTTCTTTCGGCACGCGACCACGAATTTCGAGCGGGTAAACTATCCGGGCATCGGTGGCGGAGCAGGCTTTTCCGTCAACGGAATCGAGGGATTTGCCAGAACTGCGGTTTTGCTCGCGGCTTGGGTTCACGCTACTCGTTCGGAAGCTGAACCGAGCGAAGAGCGCCAAACAATAATTTCGGCTTTGAAGTCCGGCATATTGACTGGGACCGATCCTCAGTCCCGCTACTTTTGGGGGCAGATTGGTGACGACGATCAACGTGTCGTCGAGGGGGCCGATGTCGCCCGCGTTCTGTATCTCACGCGCGATGAGTTGTGGGAGAAGCTCTCTCCCCTGCAGCAAAATCAGATCGCGAAATGGCTGGAGACAGGGATTTTTGTGGAGACTTTGCACAACAATTGGCTTCTGTTTCCGGTTGCAATCAACCATGTCCTGAAGAGCCTTGGCCGCGGAACTCAGAGGGGTGACGCTGCAGCATTTGCAAAGTACCAGGATTTTAAGTCCAATTATCTTGAGAACGGTTGGTTCTTCGACAAACCGGAAGGCGTCGACTATTACAATGCGTGGGGCATCACCTATGAGCTCTTTTGGCTCAACCGGCTCTCACCAGACTTCGATTCCGATTTCATTAGAAGGGCGCTAACAGAATCCGCGGCGCTCACTTCGCATCTCATTGGGCCATCCGGCATTCCCATCATGGGCCGCAGCGTGTGCTATCGCACAGCGATACCCGTGCCCCTAATTGCAGTTTCGCTTATCGAGGACACTCCTCAGACCAGGGGAATGGCGCTTCGAGCGCTCGACCTGGTCTGGCAACATTTCATATCTCATGACGCTCTCCGTGACGGTGGTCTTACGCAGGGCTATTTCGACAACGATGCCCGGTTTGTTGACGTCTACACGGGGACAGGTAGCTGTCACTGGGGGCTGAGATCACTTACTCTCGCGCTTTTGCATAATGATCCAGACTCATTTTGGAAAAGCCAAGAACAGCCGATGCCCATTGAACTGGGATCCTTTCACATCGAGCTTCCGCGCCTGGGTTGGATCTTGAACGGCAATCACTCAACCGGCGAAATCACCATCGAGATTTTAAGCAACACCAAGGTTAAGCCACCGTGTGCCGACTACGGTTTCTCCCGGCGCTTGGCCGAGTTGGTTTCAAGACGTCCCCGGCGGCCGAATAACCACGCCGCTCAGTACGAAGCTCGGATCTATAGCACAGCTGAGCCTTATCCTCTGCGGGCCTGCAATTCCTGGCTTTGA
- the rfbB gene encoding dTDP-glucose 4,6-dehydratase, which translates to MELFVAKDSTLASQCAPKRLLVTGGAGFIGSAVVRRLIETTSSDVLVVDKLTYAGNLDSLRPVSANPRYRFEQADIADAAAMRRIVTAFAPDVVMHLAAESHVDRSIDGPGEFIQTNVVGTFALLQAALEYWRKLPSQRKDGFRFHHISTDEVFGSLGATGYFSEETAYQPNSPYSASKAASDHLVRAWHHTYGLPVVITNCSNNYGPYHFPEKLIPLTIINALEGKPLPVYGKGENIRDWLHVDDHAEALLLVAHKGATGQCYNIGGHNEATNIDVVRAICALVDELAPNPSIGPRERLITFVADRPGHDARYAIDAAKIARELGWKPRHSFESGLRQTVQWYLDNKTWWERVRTGTYRGERLGLAV; encoded by the coding sequence ATGGAACTGTTCGTGGCTAAGGACTCGACGTTGGCTTCGCAATGCGCTCCGAAGAGGCTTCTCGTAACCGGCGGAGCGGGTTTCATCGGCTCGGCCGTGGTGCGTCGCCTCATCGAGACCACGTCGAGTGACGTCCTCGTCGTCGACAAGCTCACCTACGCGGGCAATCTGGATTCGCTTCGGCCTGTCTCCGCGAATCCGCGGTACCGCTTCGAGCAAGCCGACATCGCCGATGCTGCGGCCATGCGACGAATTGTGACGGCGTTCGCACCGGACGTTGTCATGCATCTTGCGGCCGAAAGTCACGTCGACCGCTCGATCGACGGGCCCGGCGAGTTCATTCAAACCAACGTCGTCGGCACCTTTGCACTGCTTCAGGCGGCCCTGGAGTACTGGCGGAAGCTGCCGTCGCAACGCAAGGACGGCTTTCGTTTCCATCACATCTCGACCGACGAGGTTTTTGGCTCGCTGGGTGCCACCGGCTACTTCAGCGAAGAGACGGCCTATCAGCCCAACTCCCCCTATTCCGCGTCCAAGGCCGCGTCCGATCACCTTGTTCGCGCCTGGCATCACACTTACGGCCTGCCAGTCGTGATCACGAACTGCTCCAACAATTACGGCCCCTACCACTTTCCCGAAAAGCTGATTCCGCTGACGATTATCAATGCACTGGAAGGCAAGCCGCTCCCGGTCTACGGCAAGGGTGAAAACATCCGCGACTGGCTTCATGTGGATGACCACGCGGAGGCACTCCTGCTTGTTGCTCACAAAGGCGCCACGGGACAGTGCTACAACATAGGCGGCCACAATGAGGCCACAAATATCGATGTTGTCAGGGCGATCTGCGCATTGGTCGATGAGCTCGCCCCCAATCCGTCGATCGGCCCGCGCGAACGGCTGATCACCTTTGTGGCGGACCGCCCGGGCCACGATGCACGCTATGCGATCGACGCTGCGAAGATAGCGCGAGAGCTGGGCTGGAAACCAAGGCACAGTTTTGAGAGCGGATTGCGCCAAACCGTGCAATGGTATCTCGACAATAAGACATGGTGGGAACGCGTGAGGACGGGCACCTATCGAGGCGAGCGGCTTGGCCTCGCAGTCTAG
- the rfbC gene encoding dTDP-4-dehydrorhamnose 3,5-epimerase — MLNVVPTAIEAVKVITPKSFGDVRGHFSETYNQQRFFEHGITLNFIQDNQAFSKEAGTIRGLHFQTPPAAQDKLLRVLHGSVVDVAVDLRRSSPTYGKWVSEVLSAENGKQLLIPAGFAHGYCTLEPDTVVLYKVTAYWSPKDERGLAWDDPDLAIDWQMPRDKSLLAEKDTRWPQLKALPTYFD; from the coding sequence ATGCTCAATGTCGTTCCTACCGCCATCGAGGCCGTCAAGGTCATCACGCCCAAATCGTTCGGCGATGTCCGCGGGCACTTCAGCGAGACGTACAACCAGCAGCGGTTTTTCGAGCACGGCATCACGCTGAATTTCATTCAGGACAATCAGGCCTTCTCGAAGGAGGCGGGCACCATCCGCGGCCTCCATTTCCAAACGCCCCCCGCCGCCCAGGACAAGTTGCTGCGCGTGTTGCACGGGAGCGTCGTTGACGTCGCAGTCGACTTGCGGCGCTCGTCGCCCACTTATGGAAAGTGGGTCTCGGAAGTGCTTTCGGCCGAAAACGGCAAACAGCTTCTGATCCCGGCCGGCTTTGCCCACGGCTATTGCACGCTGGAACCCGACACGGTCGTCCTCTACAAAGTAACCGCCTACTGGTCTCCGAAGGACGAGCGTGGCCTTGCCTGGGATGATCCGGATCTCGCGATCGATTGGCAGATGCCGCGAGACAAGTCTCTGCTCGCAGAGAAAGATACCCGCTGGCCACAGCTGAAGGCCCTGCCGACTTATTTCGATTGA
- a CDS encoding NAD(P)-dependent oxidoreductase → MKVAVTGGGGYVGSHVVPALRKAGHQVVSIGRHPSGGDTSGHLAADIFDGDPDLYRRLGSPDVCIHLAWEFGFDHANPAHFANVDKHYRFMETMLRGGLKHLVTAGTVHEIGFHVGAVSEATPASPRHPYGIAKNYLRQLQDWLCTQHGAVSQWLRCYYITGDDRRNNSIFAKLLKAAEEGQKTFPLNSGELLCDFIDVEELAGQIVKVSSQTEVTGVINCCSGTPTSLRTRVTKFVSDNNLDIELQWGKFPMRPYDSPAVWGDVTKLTAALAAASGQKN, encoded by the coding sequence ATGAAGGTCGCAGTCACCGGCGGTGGTGGATATGTTGGATCGCACGTTGTGCCGGCCTTGCGAAAGGCGGGGCATCAGGTCGTCTCGATAGGACGACATCCATCTGGTGGCGACACTTCCGGACACCTCGCGGCTGACATCTTCGATGGCGACCCCGATCTGTACCGCCGACTCGGCAGCCCGGATGTTTGCATCCATCTCGCCTGGGAATTCGGCTTTGATCACGCCAACCCCGCCCACTTCGCGAATGTCGACAAGCATTACCGGTTCATGGAAACGATGCTGCGCGGCGGCCTGAAGCATCTTGTCACCGCCGGCACGGTGCACGAGATCGGCTTTCACGTCGGGGCGGTCAGCGAGGCGACGCCGGCGTCGCCGCGCCACCCCTATGGCATCGCCAAGAACTATTTGCGCCAACTTCAGGACTGGCTCTGCACGCAGCACGGCGCCGTGAGCCAGTGGTTGCGGTGCTACTACATCACCGGGGACGATCGTCGGAACAATTCCATCTTTGCCAAACTCCTGAAGGCAGCCGAAGAAGGCCAGAAGACGTTCCCGCTCAACAGCGGTGAGCTGCTCTGCGATTTCATCGATGTAGAGGAACTCGCGGGACAGATCGTCAAGGTGTCGTCACAGACGGAGGTCACAGGAGTGATCAACTGCTGCTCGGGCACACCGACATCCCTGCGAACGCGGGTCACGAAGTTCGTTTCCGACAACAACCTCGATATCGAGTTGCAATGGGGCAAGTTTCCGATGCGTCCGTACGATTCGCCGGCAGTCTGGGGCGACGTGACCAAGCTGACGGCGGCCCTCGCTGCGGCATCAGGACAGAAGAATTGA
- the rfbA gene encoding glucose-1-phosphate thymidylyltransferase RfbA has protein sequence MTAITKGIVLAGGSGTRLHPMTISASKQLLPIYDKPLIYYPLSVLMLAGIRDVLIISTPSDLPRFRQLLGDGEKWGMSFSYAEQPSPDGLAQAYIIGADFVAGQSSALVLGDNLFYGHDLVPVLRRANRQVDGATIFAYHVSDPQAYGVVEFDQRNVAVSIEEKPREPRSNWAVTGLYFYDREVVDIAANLKPSKRGELEITDVNRAYLERKQLRVERMGRGFAWLDTGTPDNMLEAAEFVRVLEKRQGYKICCPEEIAYRSGWISADQLQRLAEPIAKSAYGQYLLRVCAMPKEDYLS, from the coding sequence ATGACTGCGATTACCAAAGGCATCGTTCTTGCGGGTGGCAGCGGCACGCGCCTGCACCCGATGACGATCTCGGCGTCGAAGCAGCTACTGCCGATCTACGACAAACCGTTGATCTACTACCCGCTGTCGGTCCTGATGCTGGCCGGAATTCGCGATGTCCTGATCATCTCTACGCCGAGCGACCTGCCGAGATTCCGGCAGCTGCTGGGTGACGGCGAGAAATGGGGAATGTCGTTCAGCTATGCCGAACAGCCGAGCCCGGACGGGCTTGCGCAGGCCTATATCATCGGCGCCGACTTCGTCGCCGGTCAATCGTCCGCACTCGTCCTGGGCGACAATCTCTTCTACGGCCACGATCTGGTTCCGGTGCTGCGGCGGGCCAACCGCCAGGTCGATGGAGCGACGATTTTCGCCTATCACGTCAGCGATCCTCAGGCCTACGGCGTGGTGGAATTCGACCAGCGCAACGTGGCCGTATCGATCGAGGAGAAGCCACGCGAACCACGATCGAACTGGGCGGTGACCGGGCTCTATTTCTACGACCGGGAAGTCGTCGATATCGCCGCGAATCTGAAGCCTTCGAAGCGAGGTGAGCTTGAGATCACCGATGTCAACCGCGCCTACCTCGAACGGAAGCAACTGCGTGTCGAGAGAATGGGGCGTGGCTTTGCCTGGCTCGATACCGGTACGCCCGACAACATGCTCGAAGCGGCAGAGTTCGTCCGCGTGCTCGAAAAACGCCAAGGCTACAAGATCTGCTGTCCCGAGGAGATCGCCTATCGCTCCGGCTGGATCTCGGCCGATCAACTACAGCGCCTGGCGGAGCCGATCGCCAAGAGCGCCTATGGACAGTATTTGTTGCGCGTCTGCGCAATGCCTAAAGAGGATTATCTTTCTTGA
- a CDS encoding glycosyltransferase family 4 protein codes for MSDASAPNQLQLRPAMHWKVLTPFSPSTTTGWIPSYISDPSLTFEVIPSDYDHDRSRRLSGLREWIDYARHAVRAWFKTPSKPDEQFGYLTSFPQLPICLALIKRLTFSKVPIVAWCFNLGSTYDGAKGVLARFASRAIDIFVVHSTAEIDIYSKWLRLPRDKFIYVPLSVEMKALPPVAGDTDRFVLALGTANRDYDGLVKALTPLGYRTIIVSGPKAMENVQLPAFIEHRSGLPLEECHKLSRAADLIVIPLKEVEAASGQVSFLETMMFGRPVVVTRAPGTVDYIEDGETGLLVEPGDIEGLRSAIAKLWNDEDLRLRLGSAARTSVENSSTFRAVAPKMCQVLHTFAAR; via the coding sequence TTGAGCGATGCTTCAGCCCCCAATCAGCTCCAGCTAAGGCCAGCGATGCACTGGAAGGTATTGACGCCGTTTAGCCCCTCGACGACGACGGGCTGGATACCCTCCTACATCTCCGATCCGAGCCTGACGTTCGAGGTGATCCCGTCCGACTATGATCATGATCGGTCTCGCCGCCTGTCCGGCTTGCGCGAGTGGATCGACTACGCGCGTCATGCCGTTCGGGCGTGGTTCAAGACGCCTTCGAAACCCGACGAGCAATTCGGCTATCTCACGAGCTTTCCTCAACTGCCGATCTGTCTCGCGCTGATCAAGCGCCTCACCTTTTCGAAGGTGCCGATCGTCGCATGGTGCTTCAATCTCGGATCGACCTACGATGGAGCCAAGGGCGTGCTCGCCCGTTTCGCTTCGCGCGCCATCGACATCTTCGTCGTTCATTCGACGGCCGAGATCGATATCTATTCGAAATGGCTGCGGCTGCCCCGGGACAAATTCATCTACGTTCCACTCTCGGTGGAAATGAAGGCATTGCCGCCGGTCGCCGGCGACACGGATCGTTTCGTGTTGGCGCTGGGAACGGCCAACCGCGACTACGACGGCCTGGTGAAGGCCCTCACTCCTCTCGGATACCGGACCATCATCGTCTCCGGCCCCAAGGCCATGGAAAACGTGCAACTGCCCGCCTTCATCGAACACAGGAGCGGCCTGCCGCTCGAGGAATGCCACAAGCTGAGTCGCGCCGCCGATCTCATCGTGATCCCACTCAAGGAGGTCGAGGCCGCCTCCGGCCAGGTCAGCTTCCTCGAGACCATGATGTTCGGACGGCCGGTGGTCGTGACGCGCGCACCGGGTACGGTCGACTATATCGAGGACGGCGAGACCGGGCTCCTGGTCGAGCCCGGCGACATCGAAGGCCTGCGCAGCGCGATTGCAAAACTATGGAACGATGAAGATCTTCGCCTGAGGCTCGGAAGCGCGGCCAGAACAAGCGTCGAGAATTCGTCCACGTTCCGGGCCGTCGCCCCGAAGATGTGCCAGGTACTTCATACGTTTGCAGCCCGATAG
- a CDS encoding acyltransferase — translation MHRDNNFNFIRAVAAFAVLVSHAFPIAWGSRTVQPFEAELHMHGGLGTLAVIVFFTVSGYFITQSAVRSKSTFDFWTARFLRIYPGLFISLLLTVLLGVGLSTLDFAQYFSTRGTFSYVPSGLSLLWVQYELPGVFDGNPFPQLVNGSLWTLFYEVLCYVMVSVLAVLGILQSKTARAAFFATYLVLYVVAKLMLMSGLFPGWVSKGAINFLTHLLDLSPAFVIGMLFYAYRDRLPLNFAICATLLACTALSANTPFYREMILFSVAFCTFYIGFRSLKVLYPFNNLGDYSYGIYIYAFPIEQLVAYFFNGISPLGIIAIATPLTIGISAASWHTIEAPALALRSRIAPLMSMKRAKVST, via the coding sequence ATGCATCGAGATAACAATTTCAATTTCATCCGCGCCGTTGCTGCATTTGCGGTGCTGGTCTCGCATGCTTTTCCCATCGCGTGGGGTTCGCGCACCGTGCAGCCATTCGAGGCAGAGCTCCACATGCATGGAGGCTTGGGAACGCTTGCCGTCATTGTCTTCTTTACCGTCTCGGGCTATTTCATCACGCAAAGCGCAGTTCGCAGCAAGAGCACTTTCGATTTCTGGACGGCACGGTTTCTGCGGATTTATCCCGGCCTGTTTATTTCGCTGCTGCTGACAGTCTTGCTCGGTGTCGGCCTCTCCACACTGGATTTCGCGCAGTATTTTTCCACGCGAGGAACCTTCTCCTACGTTCCCTCCGGACTATCGCTCCTTTGGGTGCAATATGAGCTACCCGGCGTATTTGACGGCAACCCGTTCCCACAACTGGTGAATGGTTCGCTCTGGACACTCTTTTATGAAGTCCTCTGCTATGTGATGGTCTCGGTTCTGGCCGTGCTCGGCATTCTCCAGAGCAAGACTGCGCGTGCCGCTTTCTTTGCCACCTACCTGGTCCTGTATGTCGTAGCAAAGCTGATGCTGATGTCAGGTCTCTTTCCCGGTTGGGTCAGCAAAGGCGCCATCAATTTCCTGACCCACCTGTTGGATCTGAGCCCGGCTTTCGTCATCGGAATGCTGTTCTACGCTTACCGTGATCGGCTGCCGCTCAACTTCGCGATCTGCGCAACGCTCCTCGCGTGCACGGCATTGTCGGCCAACACGCCATTCTACCGCGAGATGATCCTGTTCTCCGTCGCCTTCTGCACGTTCTACATAGGTTTTCGGTCACTCAAGGTGCTCTATCCCTTCAATAACCTTGGCGACTATTCCTACGGAATCTACATTTACGCTTTCCCCATCGAGCAACTTGTAGCCTACTTCTTCAACGGCATTTCGCCGCTAGGCATCATTGCGATCGCTACGCCGCTCACGATCGGGATCAGCGCCGCATCGTGGCACACGATCGAGGCTCCCGCTCTGGCGCTTCGCTCCAGGATCGCGCCGCTCATGTCGATGAAACGGGCCAAGGTCTCGACCTAA